The following are encoded in a window of uncultured Fusobacterium sp. genomic DNA:
- a CDS encoding phosphatidylglycerol lysyltransferase domain-containing protein, producing MEWKNLTIDDKEIIDEFTKGKFITCDYNFTNLYLWSQGEKATYAIENNVLVVRGLYEGKYYYFMPVPRSLEYLDNAKEIIRDLLNEKAQIILVPEKWKNYLEDSFVLEERRDSFDYVYSLESLAYLKGRKYSKKKNRVNNFMKTYDYTYEKITSENIKEVLEFQGDWCHDKSCEIIPVLRNEDLGIHNILNHFDRLGVKGGMLKVDGKVIAYSLGEALDDEYVVVHIEKGLNEYIGSYQMINMMFLQNEFKDYKFVNREDDFGDLGLRDAKESYHPLELLKKYEIVGIK from the coding sequence ATGGAATGGAAAAATTTAACCATTGACGATAAAGAGATAATTGATGAGTTCACCAAAGGGAAGTTTATAACTTGTGATTATAACTTTACAAATCTATATCTTTGGAGTCAAGGGGAGAAGGCAACTTATGCTATAGAGAATAATGTTCTAGTTGTAAGAGGGTTATATGAAGGAAAATATTATTATTTTATGCCTGTACCTAGATCATTGGAGTACTTAGATAATGCTAAAGAGATAATAAGAGACCTTTTAAATGAAAAAGCTCAAATTATTCTTGTACCTGAAAAATGGAAAAATTATCTTGAAGATAGCTTTGTTTTAGAGGAGAGAAGGGATAGTTTTGACTATGTTTATTCTTTAGAGAGTTTAGCTTATTTAAAGGGAAGAAAATACTCTAAAAAGAAAAATAGAGTTAATAACTTTATGAAAACTTATGATTATACTTATGAGAAGATAACTTCTGAAAATATAAAAGAGGTTTTAGAGTTTCAAGGAGATTGGTGTCACGATAAGTCGTGTGAAATTATACCTGTTTTAAGAAATGAAGACCTTGGAATACATAATATTTTAAATCACTTTGATAGACTTGGAGTCAAAGGTGGAATGTTAAAAGTTGATGGGAAAGTAATAGCTTACTCATTAGGAGAGGCACTAGATGATGAATATGTAGTGGTTCATATTGAGAAGGGGCTTAATGAATATATTGGAAGTTATCAAATGATAAATATGATGTTTTTACAAAATGAGTTTAAAGATTATAAGTTTGTAAATAGAGAAGATGATTTTGGTGATTTAGGACTTAGAGATGCAAAGGAGTCTTACCATCCATTAGAGCTTTTAAAGAAGTATGAAATTGTTGGAATTAAATAG
- a CDS encoding VacJ family lipoprotein, translating to MKIRKKILTLLIFALFCATAFGDENKNSSESVKTKSEIAQYFGVYDPWEPLNRRIYYFNYTFDKYVFLPVVDAYNLITPTFVQKGVKNFFANSVNLTTTGNSILQAKPKKAMRAFGRFSINATLGLFGLFDVASKLGMPKPYEDFGLTLAHYGVGDGPYLILPFLGPSNLRDAVGSGINTYALGALDPYEAADIVDIDKPGVVALQGIDKRKNTSFRYYSSGSPFEYEYLRFFYKKYRKIQLETGEQF from the coding sequence ATGAAAATTAGAAAAAAAATACTAACTCTTTTAATCTTCGCTTTATTTTGTGCAACTGCTTTTGGAGATGAAAATAAAAATAGTAGTGAAAGTGTAAAAACTAAAAGTGAAATTGCTCAATATTTTGGAGTATACGATCCATGGGAGCCTTTAAATAGAAGAATATACTATTTTAATTACACTTTTGATAAATATGTTTTTTTACCTGTTGTAGATGCCTATAATTTAATAACTCCAACTTTTGTTCAAAAAGGGGTAAAAAACTTTTTTGCAAATAGTGTAAATCTTACTACAACAGGAAACTCTATCTTACAGGCAAAGCCTAAAAAAGCTATGAGAGCATTTGGAAGATTCTCTATAAATGCTACTTTAGGTTTGTTTGGTTTATTTGATGTAGCATCAAAATTGGGAATGCCTAAACCTTATGAAGATTTTGGACTTACTCTTGCTCACTATGGTGTAGGAGATGGACCTTATCTTATTTTACCTTTTTTAGGACCTAGTAATTTGAGAGATGCAGTAGGTAGTGGAATTAATACCTATGCTTTAGGAGCATTGGATCCTTATGAAGCTGCTGATATTGTAGATATAGATAAACCTGGAGTAGTTGCTCTACAAGGGATAGATAAGAGAAAAAATACAAGTTTTAGATATTATAGTAGTGGATCACCTTTTGAATATGAATATTTAAGATTTTTTTATAAAAAATATAGAAAGATACAGTTGGAAACTGGAGAACAGTTTTAA
- the pepV gene encoding dipeptidase PepV: MLNLQEKVLTYKDEIVKGIQGAVQIKSVQEPAKEGKPFGEGPTAALQYFLDLGAKLGFKVENFDNYAGTIEFGEGEEVVGILGHVDVVPEGDGWIYPPYGGVIADGKIFGRGTLDDKGPSMICLYAMKAIMDSGVKLNRKVRMIIGANEETGSLCMEHYFNTLKMPQPTMAFTPDSTFPVTFAEKGIIRVKFTQEYKKLGDFTFAGGNAFNSVPDGAKAVIPQEFTGDLLSKVEAYNEGKEFKISVELKDGKYYVASEGKSSHAARPHKGYNAVSALFAFLGTAEILNEDLKNIVDFFKEYVKMENDGTSLGVNFEDHETGKLTLNIGKMNISNGAMEICVDMRCPVHVPNQKVIDTLKAKVEGKVNVVVAGDTAPLYVAKDSFLVSTLMNIYKDITGDVEAEPIAIGGGTYAREVTNGVAFGALLSSQVDNMHQKNECLEIDKIDTIARIYVEAIYQLAK; the protein is encoded by the coding sequence ATGTTAAATTTACAAGAAAAAGTTTTAACTTACAAAGATGAGATTGTAAAAGGAATACAAGGAGCTGTACAAATAAAAAGTGTACAAGAACCTGCTAAAGAAGGAAAACCTTTTGGAGAAGGACCAACAGCAGCATTACAATATTTCTTAGATTTAGGGGCTAAATTAGGATTTAAAGTTGAAAACTTTGATAACTATGCTGGAACTATTGAATTTGGAGAGGGAGAAGAAGTTGTAGGTATCCTTGGACATGTAGACGTAGTACCTGAAGGAGATGGATGGATATATCCCCCATATGGTGGAGTTATAGCTGATGGAAAAATCTTTGGAAGAGGAACTCTTGATGATAAAGGACCATCTATGATCTGCTTATATGCTATGAAAGCTATCATGGATTCAGGAGTAAAATTAAATAGAAAAGTAAGAATGATAATTGGAGCTAATGAAGAAACTGGAAGTTTATGTATGGAACATTACTTCAACACTTTAAAAATGCCTCAACCAACTATGGCATTTACTCCAGACTCTACTTTCCCAGTTACATTTGCAGAAAAGGGAATTATTCGTGTTAAATTTACTCAAGAATATAAAAAACTAGGAGATTTTACATTTGCTGGTGGAAATGCTTTTAACTCTGTTCCTGATGGAGCAAAAGCTGTTATTCCTCAAGAGTTTACTGGAGATCTATTATCTAAAGTAGAAGCTTATAATGAAGGAAAAGAGTTTAAAATCTCTGTTGAATTAAAAGATGGAAAATATTATGTTGCATCTGAGGGAAAATCTTCTCATGCAGCAAGACCTCACAAAGGATATAATGCAGTTAGTGCACTATTTGCATTCTTAGGAACTGCTGAAATCTTAAATGAAGATCTAAAAAATATAGTAGATTTCTTTAAAGAATATGTAAAAATGGAAAATGATGGAACATCTTTAGGAGTTAATTTTGAAGATCATGAAACTGGTAAACTTACTTTAAACATAGGAAAGATGAATATCTCTAATGGAGCTATGGAAATTTGTGTAGATATGAGATGTCCAGTTCATGTACCTAACCAAAAAGTTATTGATACATTAAAAGCAAAAGTAGAAGGAAAGGTAAATGTAGTTGTTGCTGGAGATACAGCTCCTTTATACGTTGCTAAAGATAGTTTCCTTGTTTCTACATTGATGAATATCTATAAAGATATTACTGGAGATGTTGAAGCTGAGCCAATTGCTATTGGTGGAGGAACTTATGCTAGAGAGGTAACAAATGGAGTTGCTTTTGGAGCTCTTCTTTCATCTCAAGTAGATAATATGCACCAAAAAAATGAATGCTTAGAAATAGATAAAATTGATACTATTGCTAGAATCTATGTAGAAGCTATCTATCAATTAGCAAAATAA